ATTTCGAAGCGGATCGTGGCGGAGGCTGAACGCACCGGTCGCGGGATCGCCCTGGAGGTACTCACGGGCATTCGCGAGCGGGCACGGCGGAGAAAGCCCCAACGCACCACGCTCCCCTCCTGGCCCTTCGCCCAGCTCGGCTCGTTCATCGCCTACAAAGCGAAGAGGGCCGGGGTGCCGGTCGTCTCTGTCGATCCGGCCTACACCAGCCAGGAATGCTCCCAGTGTCATCACACCGCACGCGGCAACCGGCCCTCCCAGGCCGTCTTCTCGTGCCGGGTCTGCGGCTTCGTTGAGCACGCGGACCACAATGCGTCCCACAACATCCGCCAACGCGGGTGGATGGTGTGGGTCTGCGGGGCTCAGTCAACGGCCCCTGAACTCACCCTCATCGCGTGAGTCCTGGACGCAGCCGACCCCATCACAGCCAGTGATGACTCGAGCAGCAAGCCCGGTCGTTTCACGACCGGGTAGTTGACATCGCCGCGTCGTGGAGCGGGGCCGTCAGTCCGTTTGTTCCCTTGCGGGGGTGAGGAGTTGGAGCCGGTCCGGCGCGTGTTCCTCGCGCTGGGGCCGTGTGTGTCCGGCCTCCCGCATCAGCTGTTCACAGTCGGACACGCGCGTGGGAGCCGGCGTCTCCGGGTGCTCGTACAGGTGGGACAGCAGCGTGCCGGCCATCTCGAGGGCGTCGTCGCCCGGCAACACCGAGCCCACCGAGTCGAACGCCTGCCACAGCCGCTGCCCGGCGGGGATCTCCGGCGCCATGCGCTCGCGCCGCAGCCAGGCTTCGACCCCGCGGTCCATCGTGGTCAGGGTGCCTTGAAGAGAGCCGGGAAGCGCGGAGCGAGCCAGGGCTTGCGCCCCCCGACCAGGATGCGGCCCTGAGCGAGGGCGCCCCACTGGCCACGGCGCCCGAGCGCCATCAGGAGAAAGGTGACCGGCTCGATGAGGATGGTGCAGTCCGCGCGCCCCGGCAGTTGCTCGCCGACCGACACCGCGCCCCCGGCCACCCGCACGTCGAACCGGCCGCCACCCCACAGGCGGATCGCGTAGCGGACGCTCAGCCCGGCGGTGCCGGACGCGTCGGTCACCCGTGGCATCGCCGTCAGCATGAACGGCAGCGTCAGCCGCACCCGCTCTCGGTCGATCATGTGCGCATGTCCCAGCGCGCGGGCGAGATCGTATCCGTGTCCCAGCATGTGCGTGAGCAGATACGAGCCCAGCACATCCGGTCCCATCGGACCCAGCGGACTGACCACGGTCCCTTCCGTGCCCCGCTCCTCCAGCGCCCTCAGACATGCGGCGGCCTGCTCTACGATCATTCCGGCCAGCGGCTCGGCCTCCCGCTCACCGAACGCGGCGAGCGCCTGCTCGTTGGCTGCGGCAAGACTCTGCGGTGTGCCGTCTCCGTAACTACGCGCATGTCCCGCCGCGATGTCCGCCATCAGCTCGTTGGCCAGCGCCAGATGCGCGGCCGCCTCCCCGACGCTCCACTGCGACCCCGGCACCCGAAGCCCCATGTCGGCGCCCGCGCGCAGCAGTGCGGCTATCTCCTCGGCCGTATCTCGTATCGCCGCACTGAGCCCCTCGGGCACCGCGCTCCGCGTGTCCGGCCCCACCACTGGTTCCATGCCGTCCCGTCCTCATTTGCGTTCCCGCACCCGGTGTTCCGCCCGCAGACTCTCACGGATCACCCGGCGCACCGACAGCCCGGAGCCCTATGCGGCCCTTGCCGAGTTGTGGTGGGACCGGCGTTGTGAACTGGAGGAGAGTCTCTATGGGGACGGTTCGCTGAGCTCTGTGCTGGTACGGGCGTACCGCCTGTTCTTCGAAGGGGACATGGACGACCTTTCTGTTTCTCGAAGGGGACATGGACGACGCGGTGATGGCTCTTGGTTCGGTCTCGGGCGCGCGGCCCGACGTGGCATGGGGCGCTGCACCCTGGTTCAGCGCTGCGCGCCTTCTCGACGGTGAGTGCCTAGGCGCTGGCCGAGGCGTGGCTGCGGACGTTGTACTACGGCCACGACCTGGACACCGACGAGATGCGTAAGCGGTTCGCGGCCCTGGTTCGATGCCATAGAGGTGGCGTCCGAACGCAGTCCCGTCACGGAGTCGCCGGCCTCCATGGCCCGGCTGCCCCGGTACTGCGGCCGCTACGAGCTGTTCTTCACCCTGTGCGCGCCGATGCCGTCGATCGGGTCAGGTGGACCGCAAGTCGTACGGGCGACACCTGGCATGTGATGGGCGACCTGGACCAGGCTGCGGCGGCCTTCGAATGCGCCTTGACCCTGGCGCTCCGCCGACTGGTCCCTCTCCCTGGACCTGGCGGACCGCTCAGGACTGCGACTGGTGAGCGGGAACGGCGCGCTCATCCTGCTCCTCCCGTGGCCCCGCCCCGAGCCGATCGTCCTCTCGCTCCTGACCACTCTGATGGTCACTGACATCGCAGTCAGCGACACAGTCCATGGGCGCACGGGCGACAGGGTGCAGCCGCCGCCCCAGCGGGTCGCCCCCCGGTTACCGTCTGCCCCCACGCACGCTGAGCGACGACGAGGCGCTCGCCGTACTGCTCGGGCCTGGTCGCGGGGCGGTGCGCCGGCTTGATGACGGCCACCGGCACGGCGGGCGAGACGGGGCGGCCAAGATCCGGCGGGTGCTGCCCAAACGGCGCAGCCGCAGGCTCGACATCCGGTATACCGCCTGCGACGGTCGGCGCAGCGAGCGCATGCTGCACCATGTACGGGCTCGTCGCCCATTCCCGCAGGTGGTACGTGACGGGCACGTTCAACCGCGATCGGCGAGGACCGGACGTTCCGGCTGGACCACATCACCGACGCGGGGACCCTGCCCGGCTCGTTCGAACCGCCCGCCGACCTCGACCCGGCGCAACGCGTCCTGTCCGGGCTCGCGACGGCTCTGTACCGCCACGAGGTGGACCTGCGCGTCCAGGGAGCGGCCGAGCACATCCGCTCGCGACTCCCCGCCGGCGTCGTGACCGTGGCAGAGCTGCCCTCCTTGCACGGCGTGGAGGGGGACCCGGGACCCCGAGCCCTGGTTCCGCGTTGAGCTGCAGGTGGAGCGGCTCGAGTGGCTGCCCGCCGTGCGCGCGCCGCTCGACCGGTCGTTCGTCATCGAGCGGCCGGAAGAACTGCGGGGACTCGCCGAGGTGCTCGCCGCCCGGCTGGCCGCTTCGGTGCGGCGGAGACCGCCTCGCGTGTGGATCGGGCCCCCACGCCCGAGGCAGGCTGTCTTAGACCGGGTCCGTCCCCGCCGCGCGTCCTGCGGTTTCATGCCCTGGGAGGTGCGGCCTGTGGCCGCTCAGGATCGCCAGTGCTAGAAAGGTCACATGGCGAATCGTTTCGCCGACTTGAGAAGTCTGTTCAGGTCCCTGGTCAGCAGAAGCCCGCGAAGCGTAGCCGGGCAGGTGTTCGTACTCCAGGTGGCGCTGGTTGTGCTGCTCGTAGTCGCTGGCGTCTTCGCCCTGGTCCTCCAGTCGGACCGGGACACCAACGCCGAGGCCAAGCGCCGCTCCGTCGCCGTGGCGCAGACGTTCGCGCACTCTCCCGGCGTCGTGGCCGCACTGGAGAGCCCCGACCCGAGCAAGATCCTCCAGCCGCTCACGGAGGCGGCGCGCAAGGCTGCGGGCGTCGACTTCATCGTCGTCCTGGACACCAAGGGCATCCGCTACACCCACCCCCTGCCGAACCTGATCGGAAAGCAGTTCGTGGGCACCATCGGGCCGTCGCTCGAGGGGAAGGTGTACACGGAGAGTGTGATGGGCCCACTCGGCCGGGAGGTCCAGGCCACCGTCCCCATCGACAACGCCGACGGCAAGGTCGTGGGGCTCGTCTCAGCGGGGCTGAAGGTCAAGAACGTGGCCAGTCAGGTGGCCCGGCAACTGCCGATCATCCTGGGCGCCGGTGCCGGGGCACTCGTGGTGGCCACCGCGGGCACGGCACTGGTGGGCCGACGGCTGCGACGGCAGACCCACAGCCTGGCCCCGGACGAGATGACCCGCATGTACGACCACCACGACACGGTGTTGCACTCCGTGCGCGAAGGGGTGCTGATAGTCGGCGGTGGCGGGCAGCTGCTGCTGGCGAACGACGAGGCCAAACGGCTGCTGGAGCTGCCCCCTGATGTCGAGGGGCAGCTCGTGTCGGAGCTGTCGAGCCTCGACCCCGCAGTGGCGGAGCTGCTCGTCTCCGGGCGCGAGGTCACCGACGAGGTGCACTTCGCCGGAGACCGGCTGCTGGCGGTCAACCAGCGGCACACGGACAGCGGCGGCGGCCCCATGGGGACCGTGGTCACGCTGCGCGACTCCACCGAGTTGCAGGCGGTGACCGGCAGGGCGGAGATCGCGCGGGAGCGGCTCAAGCTGCTGTACGACGCGGGACTGGGCATCGGCACCACCCTGGACGTCCTGCGCACCGCCGACGAGCTGGCGCAGGTCGCCGTCCCCCGTTTCGCCGACTTCGTCACCGTGGACCTGGCCGACGCCGTACTTCACGGCGAGGAGCCGGCCCGCACCGCGACGGACATGCGTCGTACGGCCGTGTACGGAATCCGGGACGACCACCCGCTCTACGAGACGGGCAGGCTGATCGACTTCCTGCCGTCCACCCCCCAGGCCCGCGGCTACGGGAGCGGCCACGCCGAGCTGGTGGACGACCTGTCGACCGCCACGGGCTGGCACGCGCAGGACCCGGAGCGCACCAAGAGGATCATGGACTACGGCATTCACACCCTCATCGCCGCCCCGATCAAGGCCCGCGGTGTCGTGCTGGGCATGGCCAACTTCTGGCGCTCCCAGCAGCACGGGCCCTTCGACGAGGAGGATCTGTCGCTTGCCGAGGAACTGGTGGCCCGAGCAGCGGTCAGCATCGACAACGCGCGCCGCTACACCCGCGAGCACGCCCTCGCGGTGACCCTCCAGCGCAGCCTGCTGCCGCGAGCCCTGCCCGAACAGAGCGCCCTCGACGTCAGCTACCGCTACCTCCCCGCTCAGTCGGGCGTGGGCGGCGACTGGTTCGACGTGATTCCGCTGTCGGGCAGCCGGGTCGCGCTGGCCGTCGGTGACGTGGTCGGCCACGGCCTGCACGCCGCCGCCACCATGGGCCGGCTGCGGACCGCGGTGCACAACTTCTCCTCGCTCGATCTGCCGCCCGACGAGTTGCTGAGCCACGTGGACGACCTCGTCGGCCGTATAGACCAGGACGAGTCGGATACACAGAGCGCCACGGGCATCGTGGGTGCCACCTGTCTGTACGCGATCTACGATCCGGTGACGCGCCGCTGTGTCGTGGCTCGAGCCGGGCACCTGGCGCCGGCGCTGGTTCTCCCCGACGGCACCGTCACCTTCCTGGATCTGCCGACCGGCCCGCCCCTCGGTCTGGGCGGGCTGCCGTTCCAGACCGCCGAGCTGGACCTTCCGGACGGCGCCCAGCTCGTCCTGTACACCGATGGCCTCATCGAGGACCGCAGGCGCGATCTGGATGTGGGCATGGAGCTGCTGCGCCAAGCGCTGTCGGGCCACCCCGACAGGTCGCCCGAGGAGAGCTGCCAGGCCGTGCTCGACGAGCTGCTGCCCGGGCGTCCCAAGGACGACGTCGCCCTGCTGATCGCCCGCACGCAGGGGCTGCCGCGCGACCGGATCGCCGACTGGGACGTGCCGCTCGACCCGGCCGCCGTCGCGGGGATGCGCGACGCGGTGGCCCGCAAGCTCGACGAGTGGGGCCTGTCCGAACTGGCCTTCAGCGTGGAGCTGATCCTGAGCGAGCTGATCACCAACGCCATCCGTTACGGCTCGGAGCCGATCCACGTACGGCTGATCCGCGACCGTACGCTGATCTGCGAGGTCGCCGACGGCAGCAGCACCTCCCCGCACCTGCGGTATGCCGCGACGATGGACGAGGGCGGCCGCGGCCTGTTCCTGGTGTCGCAGATCGCCGAGCGCTGGGGCACCCGGTACACGCCCCAGGGCAAGGTGATCTGGGCCGAACAGGCTCTTCCCGAGGTCTTCGAGGAGTCAGGCCCGGCGGCGGCTCCCACGGGGGAAGAGGCGCCCGACCGGGATGGGGCTCAGGGCGAGGGCGTTCAGGGCGGCGGCTCCTAGTAGCGTGTCGTTGCTTAGTTCTGGGTTGTTTGGTTGGGATGGTGGGGTCCGGCAGATGTTGCTTCCTTTCTGCCGGACGGGAGTTGGGGTGATGGGTTCGCAGAAGAAGAGGCCGGTGGTGCTGACCGCGGCTGATCGTGAAGAACTGGTTCGGGTAACCACGACGGGTATCCATCCAGCCTCGGTGATCAGGAGGGCGCGGGTGCTGCTCGCGCTCGACACCTCTGCAGGCGCGATCGGCTCGCAGGACGCGGTCGCGGCCCGGGCCGGAGTCTCGGGCGAGACACTGCGGCTGGTGGCCAAGCGGTTCGCCGAGACCGGTGGCGATGTGCACGCCACGATTGCCCGGAAGAAGCGCGAGCTGCCGCCGGTGCCCTCGCCGGTGACCGGTGCGGTCGAGGCCCGGCTGATCGCGATGGCATGCTCGCAGCCGCCCCAGGGCTATGCCCGGTGGTCGCTGCGGCTGCTGGAGAAGCACGTCGCGCTGGTCGAGGACATCCCCGATCTGGACCACTCCACCATCGGGCGGGTCTTAAAAAAACGGAACTGCGTCCTCACCTGAAGAAGTGCTGGACCATCCCACCACGAGCGAACGCCCAGTTCGCGGCCCGGATGGAAGACGTGCTGGCCATCTATGCCCGGCCCTACGATCCGGCACGTCCGGTCGTGTGCATGGACGAGAAGCCCTACCAGCTCCTCGACCATGCCCGCGCCCCGCTCCCGGCCCGCCCTGGTCACGACACCTGCCAGGACAGCGAGTACATCCGCTGCGGAACGTCCTCGATCTTCGTGTGGACCGAACCCCTGCGCGGGTGGCGTCGCGTTCAGGCACTGACCCAGCGGACCCGGATCGACTGGGCCGGCCAGGTCAAGGAGTTACTGAGCGTGGATTACCCCGACGCTGAGGCCGTGGTGCTGGTGATGGACAACCTCAACACCCACGGCATCGCCTCACTGTACGAGGCATTCGAACCAGAAGAGGCCTTCGCCCTGGCCCAACGCCTCGAGATCCATCACACGCCCAAACACGGGTCATGGCTCAACATCGCCGAGATAGAACTCTCCGCGCTGACCCGGCAATGTCTCGACCGCCGGATCAGCAACCTCGACATCCTCAACACCGAACTCTCGGCCTGGCAGAACGCCACCAACACCAACCAACGGCAAGTGGACTGGCAGTTCACCACCCACGACGCACGCATCAAACTGCGCCACCTTTATCCCAAACATTAGCTACGACGGTCTACTAGTAGGACTCCGTTAGGTCGCTCTGGATCTTGGGTTCGGGCTGATGGTGGATGTTCTGGGCAGGGGGCGGTGGCAGGGCTGTGCAGGTGCCGGTCCAGCAGTTCAGCAGGTCCTGGATGGCGTCGAGGGTCTGGGAGTGGGTGAGTCTGCTGTATCGGCTTTTGGGGCCAGGCGCTGTTCAGTGAGGAACGCGTGGGCGGCGGTGACCAGGGTGACGTGGTGATGCCAGCCGGTCCAGGAACGTCCCTCGAAGTGGTCCGGGCCGAGGCCGTGCTTGAGTTCCCGGTAGTCGTGCTCGATGCGCCAGCGGATCTTGGCCAGGCGGACCAGTTCAGCAAGCGGGGTGTCGGCGGGCAGGCTGGACAGCCAG
The DNA window shown above is from Streptomyces sp. NBC_01445 and carries:
- a CDS encoding maleylpyruvate isomerase family mycothiol-dependent enzyme, with product MEPVVGPDTRSAVPEGLSAAIRDTAEEIAALLRAGADMGLRVPGSQWSVGEAAAHLALANELMADIAAGHARSYGDGTPQSLAAANEQALAAFGEREAEPLAGMIVEQAAACLRALEERGTEGTVVSPLGPMGPDVLGSYLLTHMLGHGYDLARALGHAHMIDRERVRLTLPFMLTAMPRVTDASGTAGLSVRYAIRLWGGGRFDVRVAGGAVSVGEQLPGRADCTILIEPVTFLLMALGRRGQWGALAQGRILVGGRKPWLAPRFPALFKAP
- a CDS encoding SpoIIE family protein phosphatase, translated to MANRFADLRSLFRSLVSRSPRSVAGQVFVLQVALVVLLVVAGVFALVLQSDRDTNAEAKRRSVAVAQTFAHSPGVVAALESPDPSKILQPLTEAARKAAGVDFIVVLDTKGIRYTHPLPNLIGKQFVGTIGPSLEGKVYTESVMGPLGREVQATVPIDNADGKVVGLVSAGLKVKNVASQVARQLPIILGAGAGALVVATAGTALVGRRLRRQTHSLAPDEMTRMYDHHDTVLHSVREGVLIVGGGGQLLLANDEAKRLLELPPDVEGQLVSELSSLDPAVAELLVSGREVTDEVHFAGDRLLAVNQRHTDSGGGPMGTVVTLRDSTELQAVTGRAEIARERLKLLYDAGLGIGTTLDVLRTADELAQVAVPRFADFVTVDLADAVLHGEEPARTATDMRRTAVYGIRDDHPLYETGRLIDFLPSTPQARGYGSGHAELVDDLSTATGWHAQDPERTKRIMDYGIHTLIAAPIKARGVVLGMANFWRSQQHGPFDEEDLSLAEELVARAAVSIDNARRYTREHALAVTLQRSLLPRALPEQSALDVSYRYLPAQSGVGGDWFDVIPLSGSRVALAVGDVVGHGLHAAATMGRLRTAVHNFSSLDLPPDELLSHVDDLVGRIDQDESDTQSATGIVGATCLYAIYDPVTRRCVVARAGHLAPALVLPDGTVTFLDLPTGPPLGLGGLPFQTAELDLPDGAQLVLYTDGLIEDRRRDLDVGMELLRQALSGHPDRSPEESCQAVLDELLPGRPKDDVALLIARTQGLPRDRIADWDVPLDPAAVAGMRDAVARKLDEWGLSELAFSVELILSELITNAIRYGSEPIHVRLIRDRTLICEVADGSSTSPHLRYAATMDEGGRGLFLVSQIAERWGTRYTPQGKVIWAEQALPEVFEESGPAAAPTGEEAPDRDGAQGEGVQGGGS
- a CDS encoding helix-turn-helix domain-containing protein; protein product: MGSQKKRPVVLTAADREELVRVTTTGIHPASVIRRARVLLALDTSAGAIGSQDAVAARAGVSGETLRLVAKRFAETGGDVHATIARKKRELPPVPSPVTGAVEARLIAMACSQPPQGYARWSLRLLEKHVALVEDIPDLDHSTIGRVLKKRNCVLT
- a CDS encoding IS630 family transposase, yielding MVAAAAGEARRAGRGHPRSGPLHHRAGLKKTELRPHLKKCWTIPPRANAQFAARMEDVLAIYARPYDPARPVVCMDEKPYQLLDHARAPLPARPGHDTCQDSEYIRCGTSSIFVWTEPLRGWRRVQALTQRTRIDWAGQVKELLSVDYPDAEAVVLVMDNLNTHGIASLYEAFEPEEAFALAQRLEIHHTPKHGSWLNIAEIELSALTRQCLDRRISNLDILNTELSAWQNATNTNQRQVDWQFTTHDARIKLRHLYPKH